The following proteins are co-located in the uncultured Draconibacterium sp. genome:
- a CDS encoding solute carrier family 23 protein, whose translation MSGKTLQEQLTFKNTILGVQFLFVAFGATVLVPLLVGIDPAVALFTAGIGTLLFHLITKGQVPVFLGSSFAFIAPIVEATKLYGWPGTLSGIIAVGLVYGIVSALVKVRGITFVERLFPAVVVGPIILLIGLSLASTAVDMAKTDWTLAVITLFTAIIVVIFGKKMIKLIPIFIAIAVGYIVAIIWGKVEFTAVQEAAWISLPQFTTPKFSWQAILYMIPVAIAPIIEHVGDMYAIGGVCDKNFIEKPGLHRTLLGDGIATALAGFFGGVPNTTYSEVTGAITLTKVTNPFILRVSAITAIVFALVGKVSGLLKTIPQAVLGGIMLLLFGMIASIGIKTMVDSKLNMGETRNQVIVSIVLTVGIGGAVIRYGTFSLAGIGLAAAVGIVLNLILPKTKAE comes from the coding sequence ATGAGTGGTAAAACTTTACAAGAGCAATTAACCTTTAAAAACACCATATTGGGTGTACAGTTTTTATTCGTGGCCTTTGGCGCAACCGTTCTGGTTCCGCTTTTGGTTGGCATCGACCCGGCTGTGGCATTATTTACCGCAGGTATTGGTACACTACTTTTTCACCTGATTACAAAAGGACAGGTTCCTGTGTTTTTAGGAAGTAGTTTTGCTTTTATTGCCCCCATTGTTGAAGCCACAAAATTGTATGGCTGGCCGGGTACCTTATCCGGAATAATTGCTGTTGGTTTAGTTTACGGCATTGTTTCGGCCCTGGTAAAAGTACGCGGAATTACCTTTGTCGAGCGCCTTTTCCCTGCGGTTGTGGTAGGCCCCATTATTTTGCTTATTGGATTATCGCTGGCTTCAACAGCAGTTGATATGGCCAAAACCGACTGGACACTTGCCGTAATTACTCTTTTTACCGCCATTATTGTGGTAATTTTTGGTAAAAAAATGATTAAACTGATTCCGATTTTTATTGCCATTGCAGTGGGATACATTGTGGCAATAATTTGGGGAAAAGTGGAATTTACAGCAGTGCAGGAAGCTGCGTGGATTTCGCTGCCACAGTTCACTACCCCAAAATTTAGCTGGCAAGCCATTTTATATATGATACCCGTTGCCATTGCACCCATTATTGAACACGTGGGCGACATGTATGCCATTGGCGGCGTTTGCGACAAAAATTTTATTGAAAAACCAGGCTTGCACCGTACCTTGCTTGGCGATGGTATTGCAACTGCCCTGGCCGGATTTTTTGGAGGTGTACCCAACACAACCTATTCTGAAGTTACCGGAGCCATTACATTAACCAAAGTAACCAATCCGTTTATTCTGCGAGTTTCGGCAATTACAGCCATTGTTTTTGCCCTTGTAGGAAAAGTAAGCGGTTTGCTTAAAACCATTCCACAAGCCGTTTTGGGCGGAATTATGCTTTTACTTTTTGGAATGATTGCATCAATTGGTATTAAAACCATGGTCGACTCAAAATTGAATATGGGAGAAACCCGCAACCAGGTAATTGTTTCTATCGTTCTTACCGTTGGAATTGGCGGCGCTGTAATCCGATACGGAACCTTTTCGCTGGCAGGAATTGGATTGGCTGCTGCAGTTGGTATTGTTTTAAACCTGATTTTACCAAAAACAAAAGCGGAATAG
- a CDS encoding helix-turn-helix domain-containing protein: MNYFSSNIKLLRNRKNRTQNDVAVALEIKRTTVNALENSISQPTVVHLQSFSNYFGIAIDTLINVDLNQLSESQFTDLQNGFDVFIRGSKLRVIATTVDAANNDNIEFVTEKAKAGYVTSFADPEFIGNLPVFQLPFLSKEKKYRAFSIEGDSMLPIPDGSIVVGEFIQNFYDLKTGQACIVVTRDEGIVFKIADNKIKENRSLTLISLNSQFESYSVPISEVKEIWRFVCYLNTEIPEPESDISKLIKQIEQMKSDINMLSQKI; the protein is encoded by the coding sequence ATGAACTACTTTAGCAGCAACATAAAACTTTTGCGGAACCGTAAAAACCGCACTCAAAACGATGTGGCAGTGGCACTTGAAATTAAGCGAACTACTGTAAATGCCCTGGAAAATTCCATCAGCCAGCCAACCGTTGTTCATTTACAATCTTTTTCAAACTATTTTGGAATTGCCATCGATACATTAATTAACGTCGACCTGAATCAACTTTCCGAAAGTCAGTTCACCGATCTTCAGAATGGATTTGATGTATTTATTCGTGGATCAAAATTGCGTGTAATTGCCACAACTGTTGATGCCGCAAACAACGACAACATCGAATTTGTCACCGAAAAAGCCAAAGCCGGTTATGTTACCAGTTTTGCCGATCCCGAATTTATCGGTAATCTTCCGGTGTTTCAATTGCCCTTTTTGTCGAAAGAAAAAAAGTACCGTGCGTTTTCAATTGAAGGCGATTCCATGTTGCCCATTCCGGATGGTTCGATCGTTGTTGGCGAGTTTATTCAGAACTTTTACGACCTAAAAACCGGTCAGGCATGTATTGTGGTTACCCGCGACGAGGGCATCGTTTTCAAAATTGCCGATAATAAAATAAAGGAAAATAGGTCGCTTACTTTAATTTCGTTAAACAGCCAATTTGAATCTTATTCGGTCCCTATTTCCGAAGTAAAGGAAATATGGAGGTTTGTGTGTTACTTAAACACCGAAATTCCGGAGCCCGAGTCAGACATCAGTAAACTAATAAAACAGATAGAACAAATGAAATCGGACATCAACATGTTGTCGCAGAAAATATAG
- a CDS encoding transposase, giving the protein MPERGSLLHETGITIDAIRVDSASYSYEIIKAIEMNSKRFFVKARMSGTLEKAIGNIQQWKEVKVGDKILLRGSTTIKPFERAARDSGDTSENLKTYRIVVTKEPRRDGQINAFTGEACNYSPIMTNDFDLTDDDVVFFYNARGMQEREFDVLKNDFGWDKMPFSKLEQNTVFLLIMAMCRNFYAHIIKKFSERVDFLSANFRIKKFIFRFICIPAKWIRSGRTIKLRMYGKLAFKT; this is encoded by the coding sequence GTGCCGGAGCGGGGTTCTTTACTTCATGAGACAGGGATAACAATCGACGCCATTAGAGTAGACTCAGCTTCTTACTCCTATGAAATAATTAAAGCCATTGAAATGAATTCAAAACGCTTTTTTGTAAAAGCGAGAATGTCAGGTACTTTAGAAAAGGCCATCGGCAATATTCAGCAGTGGAAAGAAGTAAAAGTAGGCGATAAAATACTACTCAGAGGCTCAACTACTATTAAGCCATTTGAACGAGCAGCCAGAGATTCTGGAGACACCTCCGAGAATTTAAAAACTTACCGTATAGTAGTAACCAAAGAGCCTCGAAGAGATGGACAGATAAATGCTTTTACGGGAGAAGCTTGTAATTACAGCCCGATTATGACTAACGATTTTGACCTGACAGATGATGATGTTGTCTTTTTTTATAATGCAAGAGGCATGCAAGAAAGGGAGTTTGATGTTTTAAAGAACGATTTTGGGTGGGACAAAATGCCCTTTTCTAAACTTGAGCAGAATACTGTGTTTCTACTGATTATGGCCATGTGTCGGAACTTTTATGCACACATCATTAAAAAGTTCTCAGAAAGGGTAGATTTTTTATCAGCAAACTTTAGAATTAAAAAATTCATATTTCGTTTTATCTGTATTCCTGCTAAATGGATACGATCGGGGCGAACAATCAAATTGAGAATGTATGGAAAACTTGCGTTTAAAACATAA
- a CDS encoding TIGR03915 family putative DNA repair protein produces MKIYTYDNTFEGLLTAVFDCYSRKDFPVDICSRTGEQRYLFVEKIDIQTRPEKAERVWKGIQKQMSGKNKQLLFYAFLSEETGIEMKIYRFLRRLFSGHLNLETDFGDSDVLYLTQTSQKVKKEAMRMLQFVRFQRTKDRMFFCGIEPKYDVLPLIIDHYKNRFADQKWLIYDLKRNYGIFYDKDKVEEVEISKKQFNTLNGQVDKALLDEGEDFYQKLWRSYFKHINIEERKNLKLQRQHMPRRFWRYLPEKQ; encoded by the coding sequence ATGAAGATTTATACATACGATAATACATTTGAAGGGCTTTTAACTGCGGTTTTTGATTGTTACAGCCGCAAAGATTTTCCGGTTGATATTTGCTCGCGAACGGGGGAGCAGCGGTATTTATTTGTCGAAAAAATAGATATACAAACCCGGCCGGAGAAAGCCGAACGGGTTTGGAAAGGTATTCAGAAGCAAATGTCGGGGAAGAACAAACAGTTGTTGTTTTATGCTTTTTTGTCGGAAGAAACCGGAATAGAAATGAAGATTTATCGCTTCCTGCGCAGGCTGTTTAGTGGGCACCTGAACCTGGAAACCGATTTTGGCGATTCGGATGTGTTGTACCTCACCCAAACTTCGCAGAAAGTAAAAAAGGAAGCCATGCGCATGTTGCAGTTTGTTCGGTTTCAGCGCACCAAAGACCGCATGTTTTTTTGTGGTATTGAACCAAAATACGATGTGTTGCCTTTAATTATCGACCACTACAAAAATCGGTTTGCCGACCAAAAATGGCTGATTTACGACCTGAAACGCAACTATGGAATATTTTACGATAAAGACAAAGTGGAAGAGGTTGAGATTTCGAAAAAACAGTTTAATACGCTAAACGGGCAGGTTGACAAGGCACTGCTCGATGAGGGTGAAGATTTTTACCAGAAGTTGTGGCGCTCGTATTTTAAACACATTAACATTGAAGAACGAAAAAACCTAAAGCTGCAACGTCAGCACATGCCCCGCAGGTTTTGGCGCTATTTGCCCGAGAAACAGTGA
- a CDS encoding putative DNA modification/repair radical SAM protein: protein MNDKVHEKLKILSDAAKYDVSCASSGSNRANTSKGIGSGVACGICHSFTEDGRCVSLFKILMTNNCIYDCAYCVNRRTNDRPRATFTAQEIVDLTIGFYRRNYIEGLFLSSGVIKNPDYTMERMVLVAKKLRREENYNGYIHLKAIPGASRELIHEAGIWADRLSVNMEIPTELNLKKLAPEKNYPDIISPMGQIRDSILVSKEERQKYRKAPRFAPAGQSTQLIVGASPETDRQIILLSSGLYKGQNLKRVYFSGYLPVNSYDQRLPAINRPPLVRENRLYQSDWLMRFYGFRAEEILTEDQPFLDLDIDPKLGFALRNMHLFPVDINRADYEMILRIPGVGVQSAQKIIQARKHRRLNSLHLKKIGIVMKRAKYFITCNELPAHRMDWEPQRLKHKLLCEMDSKYKKSLDTQLKLFADFRPVLPPMH from the coding sequence ATGAATGATAAAGTACATGAAAAACTAAAAATATTATCCGATGCAGCCAAGTATGATGTGTCGTGTGCATCGAGCGGGAGCAATCGTGCAAATACTTCTAAAGGAATTGGAAGCGGCGTGGCGTGCGGTATTTGCCATAGTTTTACAGAAGACGGGCGTTGTGTAAGTTTGTTTAAAATTTTAATGACCAACAATTGTATTTACGATTGCGCGTACTGTGTAAACCGGCGTACCAACGATCGGCCGCGAGCTACGTTTACGGCACAGGAGATTGTGGATCTCACCATCGGTTTTTACCGCCGCAATTACATTGAAGGTTTGTTTTTGAGTTCGGGTGTTATTAAAAATCCGGATTATACCATGGAACGAATGGTGCTGGTGGCCAAAAAACTCCGGCGCGAAGAAAACTACAATGGCTACATTCATTTAAAAGCCATTCCCGGAGCCAGTCGCGAGTTGATTCACGAGGCAGGTATTTGGGCCGACCGTTTGAGTGTAAACATGGAAATTCCGACCGAACTGAATTTGAAAAAACTGGCTCCCGAAAAAAACTATCCCGATATTATTTCGCCAATGGGGCAAATCAGAGATTCGATTTTGGTGAGCAAGGAAGAACGCCAAAAGTACCGAAAAGCTCCCCGTTTTGCTCCGGCCGGACAAAGTACACAACTGATTGTTGGCGCTTCGCCCGAAACCGACCGGCAGATTATTTTGTTGTCGTCGGGTTTGTACAAAGGCCAGAATTTAAAGCGTGTTTATTTTTCGGGTTACCTGCCGGTAAACAGTTACGACCAGCGTTTGCCTGCCATTAACCGTCCGCCGTTGGTGCGCGAAAACCGCCTGTATCAAAGCGATTGGCTGATGCGTTTTTATGGTTTCAGGGCCGAAGAAATTTTAACCGAAGACCAGCCGTTTCTGGATTTGGATATCGACCCAAAGCTGGGATTTGCTTTGCGAAATATGCACCTGTTTCCGGTGGATATTAACCGTGCCGATTACGAAATGATTTTACGGATTCCGGGTGTGGGAGTGCAGTCGGCACAAAAAATAATTCAGGCACGAAAACACCGGCGGCTAAATTCATTGCATCTTAAAAAGATTGGAATAGTGATGAAACGCGCCAAGTATTTTATTACCTGTAACGAATTGCCTGCCCACCGGATGGATTGGGAACCGCAACGATTAAAACACAAATTGCTGTGCGAAATGGATTCGAAATACAAAAAATCGTTGGATACACAGCTAAAGCTGTTTGCCGATTTTAGGCCGGTTTTGCCGCCCATGCATTAG
- a CDS encoding DUF1080 domain-containing protein, whose amino-acid sequence MKKLSFFLLITSLAFLFNACEQPWQPLFNGQNLDGWETYIGTPLTGFEDLHSAATTDKVFQVVDVDGEKLIHISGEVNGSLATVDTFANYHLQLVFKWGETVYTTRNSGLLYHSFGEFGEAIGTWMVNIECQLKHDNLGDTYLMNNTCCETEVTKTDEQFTYSKGGELTQFGKDYNGPGIKKAVDAENPLGEWNTVELYSVGRTTVHVVNGKVTMVNTNTGKVEDGKIIPLSSGKIQLQSEGGDLFIKSVQVKPIKEIPAELLQ is encoded by the coding sequence ATGAAAAAACTTTCCTTCTTTCTTTTAATCACTTCGCTTGCCTTTTTATTCAACGCCTGCGAACAGCCCTGGCAACCTCTTTTTAACGGTCAAAACCTCGACGGCTGGGAAACCTACATCGGAACTCCCTTAACCGGATTCGAAGACTTACACAGTGCAGCAACCACCGACAAAGTTTTTCAGGTTGTTGATGTGGATGGCGAAAAACTGATTCATATTTCGGGCGAAGTAAATGGCTCGCTGGCAACTGTTGATACTTTTGCCAACTATCATTTGCAGCTGGTTTTTAAATGGGGCGAAACAGTATATACTACCCGCAACAGTGGATTGCTGTACCACAGCTTTGGCGAATTTGGAGAAGCCATTGGAACCTGGATGGTAAACATTGAGTGCCAGTTAAAACACGACAATCTGGGCGACACCTATTTAATGAACAACACCTGCTGTGAAACTGAGGTGACCAAAACCGATGAACAATTTACGTACAGCAAAGGCGGCGAGCTTACCCAGTTTGGCAAAGACTACAATGGCCCCGGAATAAAAAAAGCAGTTGATGCCGAAAATCCTCTTGGCGAATGGAACACCGTTGAACTTTATAGCGTTGGCCGCACAACAGTTCATGTGGTAAACGGAAAAGTTACCATGGTAAATACCAATACCGGCAAAGTGGAAGACGGAAAAATTATTCCTTTATCTTCGGGAAAAATTCAGTTACAATCCGAAGGGGGCGATTTATTTATAAAATCGGTTCAGGTAAAACCGATAAAGGAAATTCCCGCAGAATTACTTCAATAA
- a CDS encoding glycoside hydrolase family 3 N-terminal domain-containing protein, which yields MKLAHKINIVLFTLLFVFITELRAEEPPFLKFTNDIWVNQKMEQLTLDEKIAQLMMITVYPKQNEASKNAILKKIESYKPGGILVMQGTPVKTASWVNEFQEQTKTPLLVAIDGEWGPAMRIDSTIVYPYAQTLGAIQDSTYIYQMGRDYAYQLKMLGINMNFAPVADINTNPANPVINFRSFGEDKQNVAEKTWMVAKGMQDAGVIPVAKHFPGHGDTKTDSHKTLPLVPHTKQRIDSVESYPFRYLSEKGISGIMSGHLNVPSLDKSGKTSSLSKKIITDYLKNEIGFKGFVVTDAITMKGVQSASGRAEFEAIHAGNDMVEFVPDLEKAISSIKEAISKNQISEEEINNKCRKVLALKRWAGLNEYQPADLTHLTERLNSPYYEVTNRKLIKGSFTILANNAALPVENLEKTKIASVMIGDDQVSDFQKMLGKYTQIDHFVLSKNASEKDWANLRQKLNNYTQIIAGINGIYKYSSQKYGTTEIQRKAVSELVEGSKTVFVFFGNAYALKHFTNIHHSAALILAHQDNTITQELAAQLVFGAFNANGKLPITVDQRFKLNDGIAIKKNDTFSYTIPEEAGINSKKLYHQIDSIAELGIKEKAYPGCQVLVAKDGQVVFHKCYGFHTYDSIQKVNADNIYDWASVTKVTGPLPAIMKLVDEKKINVDDRFSKYWPDFIGSNKENLKFREILAHQARLASWIPFWSTTLDDKGNLDKHVFSDHPSNEFSVRISEKMYMNAAFRKVMFDTIRTSELERRHKYLYSGLSFYLYPEIIENLTHRSYEDYVKETFYKPLGAYTITYNAYQHFPIQQIIPTENDDFFRMEKLRGFVHDEGASMMGGVSGNAGLFGTTNDLAKVFQMYLQKGYFGGRRYISEKTMNEFIRIQYPENDNRRGLGFDKPLIDNDQNKLKDAYPAVSSSKNSFGHSGYTGTFAWADPDKGLLYLFMSNRVHPTRNNSKLYDLNIRTAMHQAIYDSFE from the coding sequence ATGAAACTGGCACACAAGATAAATATTGTCCTCTTCACCTTGTTATTCGTATTCATTACCGAATTACGGGCCGAAGAACCACCCTTTCTGAAATTTACAAACGACATCTGGGTAAATCAAAAAATGGAGCAATTAACACTCGACGAAAAAATTGCTCAATTGATGATGATCACCGTTTATCCGAAACAAAATGAAGCGAGTAAAAATGCAATTCTGAAAAAGATTGAAAGCTATAAACCCGGTGGCATTCTTGTTATGCAGGGCACTCCGGTAAAAACCGCATCGTGGGTAAACGAATTTCAGGAGCAAACCAAAACACCACTTTTGGTGGCAATTGATGGCGAATGGGGACCGGCAATGCGCATCGACAGCACCATTGTTTATCCGTATGCACAAACACTCGGAGCAATTCAGGATTCAACCTACATTTACCAAATGGGACGCGATTATGCCTATCAACTAAAAATGCTGGGCATAAACATGAATTTTGCTCCGGTGGCCGACATTAATACCAATCCGGCAAATCCGGTAATTAATTTCCGCTCATTTGGCGAAGACAAACAAAATGTGGCAGAAAAAACATGGATGGTTGCAAAAGGAATGCAGGATGCAGGAGTGATTCCTGTGGCAAAACATTTTCCGGGGCATGGCGACACCAAAACCGATTCGCATAAAACCTTACCGCTTGTGCCACACACAAAACAACGTATCGATTCTGTTGAAAGTTACCCCTTTCGTTATTTGTCAGAAAAAGGGATAAGCGGAATTATGTCGGGGCATTTAAATGTGCCCTCGCTCGATAAAAGTGGCAAAACCTCATCGCTTTCGAAAAAAATTATTACAGACTATTTAAAAAATGAAATTGGTTTTAAAGGTTTTGTTGTAACCGATGCCATAACGATGAAAGGGGTTCAATCGGCTTCCGGAAGAGCCGAATTTGAAGCGATTCACGCAGGTAACGACATGGTGGAATTTGTTCCCGATCTGGAGAAAGCAATAAGTTCGATAAAAGAAGCCATTTCTAAAAACCAGATTTCAGAAGAAGAAATCAATAACAAATGCAGAAAAGTTCTGGCTTTAAAACGCTGGGCAGGCTTAAACGAATACCAGCCGGCCGATTTAACGCATTTAACTGAACGTCTGAATTCGCCCTACTACGAAGTTACCAACCGAAAACTGATAAAAGGCTCGTTCACCATCCTCGCAAACAATGCAGCATTGCCTGTTGAGAATCTTGAAAAAACAAAAATTGCATCGGTAATGATTGGTGACGATCAGGTTTCTGATTTTCAGAAAATGCTGGGCAAATACACACAGATTGATCATTTTGTTCTGTCGAAAAATGCCAGCGAAAAAGACTGGGCAAACTTGCGTCAAAAACTAAACAACTACACGCAAATAATTGCCGGGATAAACGGCATCTACAAATACTCTTCGCAAAAATACGGTACCACCGAAATTCAGCGAAAAGCAGTTTCAGAACTGGTTGAAGGTTCGAAAACAGTATTTGTATTTTTTGGGAATGCATACGCACTAAAACATTTTACAAACATTCATCATTCGGCCGCCCTGATTCTGGCACACCAGGACAATACCATTACACAGGAACTTGCGGCACAACTTGTTTTTGGAGCTTTTAATGCAAACGGCAAATTACCAATTACAGTTGATCAGCGCTTTAAACTGAACGATGGGATTGCGATAAAAAAAAATGATACTTTTTCGTACACCATTCCTGAAGAAGCAGGCATAAATTCGAAAAAACTGTACCACCAGATTGATTCCATTGCCGAACTCGGAATTAAAGAAAAAGCATATCCGGGCTGCCAGGTTTTGGTGGCAAAAGACGGGCAAGTGGTATTTCATAAATGTTACGGATTCCATACCTACGATAGCATTCAAAAAGTAAATGCCGACAACATATACGACTGGGCATCGGTAACAAAAGTAACCGGTCCGCTACCAGCCATAATGAAATTGGTGGACGAAAAGAAAATTAATGTCGACGACCGGTTTAGTAAATACTGGCCCGATTTTATCGGGTCGAATAAAGAGAACCTGAAGTTCAGAGAGATTCTTGCACACCAGGCACGTCTGGCATCCTGGATTCCATTTTGGTCGACCACGCTAGACGACAAAGGAAACCTCGACAAACATGTTTTTAGCGACCATCCTTCGAATGAATTTTCTGTTCGGATTTCAGAAAAAATGTATATGAATGCTGCATTCCGAAAAGTAATGTTTGACACCATTCGCACATCAGAACTGGAAAGGCGTCACAAATATTTATATTCCGGGCTCAGCTTTTATTTGTATCCCGAAATAATCGAGAATCTGACACATCGCTCCTACGAAGACTATGTAAAAGAAACCTTTTACAAACCATTGGGTGCGTACACAATTACCTACAATGCCTACCAGCACTTCCCCATTCAACAAATTATACCCACCGAAAACGACGACTTTTTCAGGATGGAAAAACTACGCGGTTTTGTACACGACGAAGGAGCTTCGATGATGGGAGGCGTTTCGGGGAATGCAGGTCTGTTTGGCACTACAAACGATTTAGCCAAAGTGTTTCAAATGTATTTACAGAAAGGATATTTTGGCGGCAGAAGATACATTTCGGAAAAAACAATGAACGAATTTATTCGCATTCAGTACCCCGAAAACGACAACCGACGTGGACTGGGTTTCGACAAGCCACTAATCGACAATGACCAAAACAAACTTAAAGATGCTTATCCGGCAGTTTCGAGCAGTAAAAACAGTTTTGGACACAGCGGATACACGGGTACCTTTGCCTGGGCAGATCCCGACAAAGGATTGTTGTACCTGTTTATGTCGAACCGCGTTCATCCTACACGCAACAATTCTAAACTCTACGATTTAAACATAAGAACTGCCATGCACCAGGCCATTTACGATAGTTTTGAATAA
- a CDS encoding DUF1343 domain-containing protein → MIRINILLVFLFLFLGCTSQETAEIKVGAERTELYLSLLKDKNVALVVNNTSLVNGVHLVDFLLSKDIKLVKIFAPEHGFRGDVSAGGVVEDGKDTKTGLPVLSLYGKNKKPTAEQLAGIDVVIFDIQDVGCRFYTYISTLHYLIEACAENDLPLVVFDRPNPNGDYVAGPIREEGFESFVGVDPIPIVHGCTVGELAKMINEEGWHKGDKKCKLAVIPNQNYTHKMLYSLPERPSPNLPNDLSVRLYPSLCFFEATSASVGRGTEFPFQVIGGLKSDLGTFEFTPRSIPGVSVNPLNKDKVCYGLDLRELENVPKFTLKYFLDFYNKYENEADFLTRENWLNLLAGSDDLIKQIRDGKTEKEIVKSWQPELLEYKQLRKKYLLYPDFE, encoded by the coding sequence ATGATTCGAATAAATATTTTACTTGTTTTCCTGTTTTTATTTCTCGGCTGTACATCTCAGGAAACCGCAGAAATTAAGGTGGGAGCGGAGCGAACTGAATTGTATTTGTCTCTTTTAAAGGATAAAAACGTAGCCTTGGTTGTTAACAACACTTCATTGGTAAACGGAGTTCATCTGGTTGATTTTTTGTTGAGTAAGGATATAAAACTTGTAAAAATATTTGCTCCGGAGCATGGTTTTAGAGGCGACGTTTCGGCAGGTGGAGTAGTGGAAGATGGAAAAGATACAAAAACCGGATTGCCTGTGTTGTCGTTGTACGGAAAAAACAAAAAGCCCACGGCCGAACAGCTTGCCGGCATCGATGTTGTGATTTTTGACATTCAGGACGTAGGTTGCCGCTTTTATACTTACATTTCTACCTTACATTATTTAATAGAGGCCTGTGCCGAAAATGATTTGCCGCTGGTGGTATTCGATCGGCCCAATCCAAATGGCGATTATGTTGCCGGACCAATCCGGGAAGAAGGATTTGAATCATTTGTTGGTGTTGATCCAATTCCGATTGTTCATGGTTGTACGGTAGGAGAGTTGGCTAAAATGATAAATGAAGAAGGTTGGCACAAAGGGGATAAAAAATGTAAACTTGCTGTTATCCCAAATCAGAATTATACGCACAAAATGTTGTACTCTTTACCCGAACGACCATCGCCAAACCTGCCAAACGATTTATCCGTTCGCTTGTATCCGTCGTTGTGTTTTTTTGAGGCCACAAGTGCAAGTGTGGGGCGCGGCACTGAATTTCCATTTCAGGTAATCGGCGGATTAAAAAGCGATTTGGGAACGTTCGAATTTACCCCGCGCAGTATTCCCGGAGTGTCTGTAAATCCATTAAACAAGGATAAAGTATGCTATGGCCTTGATTTGCGTGAGTTGGAAAATGTCCCAAAATTCACTTTAAAATATTTTCTCGACTTTTATAACAAGTACGAAAATGAAGCTGATTTTTTAACTCGCGAAAACTGGCTTAATTTGCTCGCCGGATCGGATGATTTGATCAAACAAATCAGGGACGGAAAAACGGAAAAGGAAATAGTAAAAAGCTGGCAGCCTGAGTTGCTGGAATATAAACAACTTCGCAAAAAGTATTTGTTGTACCCCGATTTTGAATAA
- a CDS encoding DUF6261 family protein, translating into MEIKILHLTHLRNEEHYNFNTEVNELIVRFTVEALKIQRYYPAYEAAIANEGEALDVVQKSIFTGPIADADHERDTITLGMEDMIDAALRHFNEDVREAARKLKIAFDGFAGLTTKPYDQQTAATDKLIELLETKFAGEMTLVGLTPWLPELKAKNQAVVTLVGERYTDESAKTPVKMKTARKQLDAAFRNVIRLLDALIVVDGPEAYEDFVAELNERINKYNKRLSQRDGRNKKDDDPEE; encoded by the coding sequence ATGGAAATTAAAATTTTGCATTTAACCCATCTTCGCAACGAAGAGCACTACAATTTTAACACCGAAGTAAACGAGTTGATTGTTCGTTTTACGGTTGAGGCTTTAAAAATTCAGCGGTATTATCCGGCCTACGAAGCCGCAATTGCCAACGAAGGCGAAGCGCTTGATGTGGTTCAGAAAAGTATTTTTACCGGCCCCATAGCCGATGCCGACCACGAGCGCGATACCATAACACTGGGTATGGAAGATATGATTGACGCTGCCTTGCGCCATTTTAACGAAGATGTACGCGAAGCCGCCCGAAAACTTAAAATTGCTTTCGATGGTTTTGCCGGCCTTACCACAAAACCTTACGACCAGCAAACCGCAGCTACCGATAAACTTATTGAGCTGCTTGAAACAAAATTTGCGGGCGAAATGACTTTGGTGGGCCTTACACCCTGGCTGCCCGAATTAAAAGCCAAAAACCAGGCAGTGGTTACTTTGGTGGGCGAACGCTACACCGACGAAAGCGCAAAAACACCGGTGAAAATGAAAACTGCCCGTAAACAACTGGATGCGGCTTTCCGCAATGTTATCCGTTTGCTCGATGCTTTAATTGTGGTTGACGGACCCGAAGCATACGAAGATTTTGTTGCTGAACTGAACGAACGAATCAATAAATACAACAAGCGCCTTAGCCAGCGCGACGGACGTAATAAAAAGGATGACGACCCGGAGGAGTAG
- a CDS encoding DNA-binding protein: MEQKITFNELRKIKDSLPDGAIRQMAKEFEVSVATVRNYFGGANYREGKAVGIHMEPGPNGGIVLLDDTTMLERAKQLIQAEAV, encoded by the coding sequence ATGGAACAAAAAATAACATTTAATGAGCTGCGAAAAATCAAAGACAGCTTACCTGACGGAGCAATTAGACAAATGGCAAAAGAGTTTGAAGTATCAGTAGCTACCGTCAGGAATTATTTTGGAGGCGCGAATTACAGAGAAGGGAAAGCAGTTGGCATACATATGGAACCAGGCCCTAATGGTGGTATTGTTCTTTTAGATGATACAACAATGCTCGAAAGAGCGAAACAATTGATTCAGGCAGAAGCAGTGTAA